A DNA window from Pogona vitticeps strain Pit_001003342236 chromosome 2, PviZW2.1, whole genome shotgun sequence contains the following coding sequences:
- the LOC110091407 gene encoding olfactory receptor 10AC1-like yields the protein MEKSNLTTSGTTMEFLLVGFSDMIHLRALLFFIFLMVHLVTLACNLLILLAVAAEPSRPPMLLFLCQLSAIEFCYTLVIAPKVLADLTSPGGRCISFVGCAAQMHFFVALGGSECFLLAAMAYDRYAAICRPLHYMAMMSQSFCFQLAVFSCLGGFIVSLGLTVAVFRLPFCSSHRIDHFFCDIPALLHLACTRSYASELPLLGACVTLLLIPFLLIFTSYICIMAAVVRFRDSAGQGKAFSTCASHLTVTLLHYGCATFMYVRPKSSYSSGQDKMVALVYTNITPLLYPLIYSLRNKELKGALRKLLRKRLTLSKWNAFNSRPAQFLKH from the coding sequence ATGGAGAAGAGTAATCTCACAACATCTGGTACTACCATGGAGTTCCTGCTGGTGGGGTTCTCTGACATGATCCATCTGCGGgcccttctctttttcatcttcttGATGGTGCATTTGGTGACTCTGGCATGCAACCTCCTCATCCTTCTGGCAGTGGCTGCTGAGCCCTCCCGTCCTCCTATGCTTCTTTTCCTCTGCCAGCTCTCTGCCATTGAGTTCTGTTACACCCTCGTTATTGCTCCCAAGGTCCTGGCTGACCTCACAAGCCCAGGGGGGCGCTGCATTTCTTTTGTGGGCTGTGCTGCCCAAATGCATTTCTTTGTGGCTCTCGGTGGGTCTGAATGTTTCCTCCTGGCAGCCATGGCCTATGACCGTTATGCAGCCATCTGTCGGCCCTTGCACTACATGGCCATGATGAGCCAGAGCTTCTGCTTTCAGCTTGCCGTCTTCTCTTGTCTCGGAGGCTTTATAGTATCCTTGGGGCTGACGGTGGCTGTCTTCCGCCTGCCCTTCTGCAGCTCCCATCGTATTGATCATTTCTTTTGTGACATCCCTGCTTTACTGCACCTGGCCTGCACAAGGAGCTATGCCAGTGAGCTTCCCCTTCTGGGAGCCTGTGTGACCCTTCTCCTCATCCCCTTCCTGCTCATCTTTACCTCCTACATCTGCATCATGGCAGCTGTGGTAAGGTTTCGTGACTCCGCTGGCCAAGGCAAAGCATTTTCTACCTGTGCTTCACACCTGACTGTCACACTCTTACACTATGGTTGTGCCACCTTCATGTATGTCCGACCCAAGTCCAGCTATTCATCTGGCCAGGACAAGATGGTGGCTCTTGTGTACACCAACATCACCCCTTTGCTTTATCCTCTGATTTACAGTCTCAGGAACAAAGAGCTCAAAGGAGCTCTGAGGAAGCTGCTCCGAAAAAGATTAACTCTCTCGAAATGGAATGCATTTAACAGCCGTCCTGCACAGTTTCTCAAACATTAA